One genomic segment of Actinoplanes ianthinogenes includes these proteins:
- a CDS encoding DUF6086 family protein: MSQYFDDATTGKTLWNPATRVAQLFFRMTEALVPVADQPCGIVDLHYDEYKVDAGVFAGFVDVLTRQYLASNHPIFKAMLSGYLPAAVVMVVRSGRTVAALTGSVERSNEAISLNVDAFDPVADGRELVQLAAEAAHAMPS, encoded by the coding sequence GTGAGTCAGTACTTCGACGATGCGACGACGGGGAAGACATTGTGGAACCCGGCTACCAGGGTGGCGCAGCTGTTCTTCCGGATGACCGAGGCGCTGGTGCCGGTCGCCGACCAGCCGTGCGGAATCGTGGATCTGCACTATGACGAGTACAAGGTCGACGCGGGGGTGTTCGCCGGGTTTGTTGACGTCCTGACACGGCAATATCTCGCGTCGAATCATCCGATCTTCAAGGCGATGCTGAGCGGGTACCTGCCGGCGGCGGTGGTGATGGTGGTACGCAGCGGGCGGACGGTGGCCGCCTTGACCGGTTCTGTCGAGCGGTCGAACGAGGCGATCTCGCTCAACGTCGATGCCTTTGACCCGGTGGCGGATGGCCGTGAACTGGTCCAGCTGGCGGCCGAGGCCGCCCACGCCATGCCGTCATGA
- a CDS encoding helix-turn-helix transcriptional regulator, giving the protein MRASRLLSLLLLLQNRGRMSATQLAAELGVTTRTIYRDVEALAAAGVPVYAEHGPTGGYQLMDGYRTRLTGLTAEEAESLFLTGLPQPAAELGLGAQVAAAELKLMAALPTPYRDASVRIRQRFHLDTPGWYREPDRVPHLLAVAEALWRDQAVEVHYRRWSPEPGEVVRRLEPLGLVLKAGVWYLIAAGKDRPRTYRVSSIVSLRLLPERFTRPAGFDLAEHWKAHVERYERADDSAVAVVRLSPDGVASLGDLLGPRAARAAHATLEPAEADGWRRAAIPLENVPHAAAGLLRLGAEVQVLGPPELVEHMRATIRAMACLYPVAPG; this is encoded by the coding sequence ATGCGTGCCAGCCGACTGCTGTCCCTGCTGCTGCTGTTGCAGAACCGGGGACGGATGAGCGCCACCCAGCTGGCCGCGGAGCTCGGCGTGACCACCCGGACGATCTACCGGGACGTCGAGGCGCTCGCGGCGGCCGGGGTGCCGGTCTATGCCGAACACGGGCCGACCGGCGGCTACCAGTTGATGGACGGCTATCGGACACGGCTGACCGGGCTGACCGCCGAGGAGGCCGAGTCGCTGTTCCTGACCGGGCTGCCACAGCCGGCCGCCGAGCTGGGCCTGGGGGCGCAGGTGGCGGCGGCGGAGCTGAAGCTGATGGCGGCGCTGCCCACGCCGTACCGGGACGCGTCGGTCCGGATCCGGCAGCGGTTCCACCTGGACACCCCGGGGTGGTATCGGGAGCCGGACCGGGTGCCGCATCTGCTCGCGGTGGCCGAGGCGCTCTGGCGGGATCAGGCGGTCGAGGTGCACTATCGGCGGTGGTCGCCGGAGCCCGGTGAGGTGGTCCGGCGGCTGGAACCGCTCGGCCTGGTCCTCAAGGCCGGGGTCTGGTATTTGATCGCCGCCGGCAAGGACCGGCCGCGCACCTATCGTGTCTCGTCGATCGTGAGCCTGCGACTGCTGCCGGAGCGGTTCACCCGGCCGGCCGGCTTCGATCTGGCCGAGCACTGGAAGGCGCACGTCGAGCGGTATGAGCGGGCGGACGACAGCGCGGTGGCGGTGGTGCGGCTGAGCCCGGACGGGGTCGCCTCGCTGGGTGATCTGCTCGGTCCCCGGGCGGCGCGGGCGGCTCACGCGACCCTGGAACCTGCCGAGGCGGACGGGTGGCGGCGCGCCGCGATCCCGTTGGAGAACGTCCCGCATGCCGCGGCGGGCCTGCTCCGGCTGGGCGCGGAGGTCCAGGTCCTCGGTCCGCCGGAGCTGGTGGAGCACATGAGGGCGACGATCCGGGCGATGGCGTGTCTCTATCCGGTGGCCCCGGGATAA